Proteins co-encoded in one Aquincola tertiaricarbonis genomic window:
- a CDS encoding ABC transporter substrate-binding protein → MKTDPTNTAGLPRRSLLKAAAGAGVAATGLTGFPFVQAQEKITLRYLGTAVNQDKRIAEKFEADTGIKIQYIPVNTDVVTQRAVTSPNSFDLIDTEYFSLKKIVPTGNLKGIDTKKIKNADKITTLFTTGMVGGKAVGDQGTAPKKVIFLEGEKSKVFAKSPTQFMSLIPTVYNADTLGIRPDLIKRPIESWKELLNPEFKGKAAILNIPSIGIMDAAMVVEAMGLYKYPDKGNMTKAEIDLTIKTLIEAKKAGQFRSLWKDFNESVNLMASGEVVIQSMWSPAVTAVRTKGIDCVFQPLKEGYRAWAAGFGLPATLSGRKLDGAYEFINWFLDGWAGAYLNRQGYYSAVLETAKSKMEAYEWAYWMEGKAAEKDIKAPNGELLAKAGSKRDGGSYEQRMGGIACWNALMDENTYMVQKWNEFVAA, encoded by the coding sequence ATGAAGACCGACCCCACGAACACTGCCGGCCTGCCGCGCCGCAGCTTGCTCAAGGCCGCCGCCGGTGCCGGCGTGGCCGCCACCGGCCTGACGGGTTTCCCGTTCGTGCAGGCCCAGGAAAAGATCACCCTGCGCTACCTGGGCACCGCGGTGAACCAGGACAAGCGCATCGCCGAGAAGTTCGAGGCCGACACCGGCATCAAGATCCAGTACATCCCGGTGAACACCGACGTGGTGACGCAGCGCGCCGTCACCTCGCCCAACTCGTTCGACCTGATCGACACCGAATACTTCTCGCTCAAGAAGATCGTGCCCACCGGCAACCTGAAGGGCATCGACACCAAGAAGATCAAGAACGCCGACAAGATCACCACGCTGTTCACCACCGGCATGGTGGGTGGCAAGGCGGTGGGCGACCAGGGCACGGCGCCCAAGAAGGTGATCTTCCTGGAAGGCGAGAAGAGCAAGGTCTTCGCCAAGTCGCCCACGCAGTTCATGTCGCTGATTCCCACCGTGTACAACGCCGACACGCTGGGCATCCGCCCCGACCTGATCAAGCGGCCGATCGAGAGCTGGAAGGAGCTGCTGAACCCGGAGTTCAAGGGCAAGGCCGCCATCCTCAACATCCCGTCCATCGGCATCATGGACGCGGCCATGGTGGTGGAGGCGATGGGCCTGTACAAGTACCCCGACAAGGGCAACATGACCAAGGCCGAGATCGACCTGACGATCAAGACCTTGATCGAAGCCAAGAAGGCCGGCCAGTTCCGCAGCCTGTGGAAGGACTTCAACGAGAGCGTGAACCTGATGGCCTCGGGCGAGGTGGTGATCCAGTCGATGTGGAGCCCGGCCGTGACGGCGGTGCGCACCAAGGGCATCGACTGCGTGTTCCAGCCGCTGAAGGAAGGCTACCGCGCCTGGGCGGCCGGCTTCGGCCTGCCGGCCACGCTGTCGGGCCGCAAGCTCGATGGCGCGTATGAGTTCATCAACTGGTTCCTCGATGGCTGGGCCGGCGCCTACCTGAACCGCCAGGGCTACTACAGCGCGGTGCTGGAGACCGCCAAGTCCAAGATGGAAGCCTACGAGTGGGCCTACTGGATGGAAGGCAAGGCCGCCGAGAAGGACATCAAGGCGCCCAACGGCGAACTGCTGGCCAAGGCCGGCAGCAAGCGCGACGGTGGCTCGTACGAGCAGCGCATGGGCGGCATCGCCTGCTGGAACGCGCTGATGGACGAGAACACCTACATGGTCCAGAAGTGGAACGAATTTGTAGCGGCATGA
- a CDS encoding ABC transporter permease has protein sequence MAAQREQRAPGFWPLAILFVLFVLFLYGPMLAIFVLSFQGPEGGLTFPMRGWSLHWFHTLWEGIGVIDIGAAFRRSLLLGAVVMVLTVALSLLAGLAYRKKLPGGTPLFYAVVASLIMPSIIVSLGIGLLFRLLDGGIKHVLEAWAPSLLETYATALGMFTSGLGAQLTWTLPFGLLIMFAIFNRFNPAYEEAARDLGATPWQRFVHVVLPLIGPSLVGVGMFGFTLSWDEIARSSQAMGDLNTLPLELQGLTTTVTTPVIYALGTVTTVVSFAVMAVTLTVVLLWQKRRRA, from the coding sequence ATGGCCGCTCAACGAGAACAACGCGCGCCCGGCTTCTGGCCGCTGGCCATCCTGTTCGTGCTGTTCGTGCTGTTCCTGTACGGGCCGATGCTGGCCATCTTCGTGCTCAGCTTCCAGGGCCCCGAAGGCGGCCTCACCTTCCCGATGCGGGGCTGGTCGCTGCACTGGTTCCATACGCTGTGGGAAGGCATCGGCGTCATCGACATCGGCGCGGCCTTCCGCCGCTCGCTGCTGCTGGGCGCGGTGGTCATGGTGCTGACGGTGGCGCTGTCGCTGCTGGCGGGCCTGGCCTACCGCAAGAAGCTGCCGGGCGGCACGCCGCTGTTCTATGCGGTGGTGGCCAGCCTGATCATGCCGTCCATCATCGTGTCGCTGGGCATCGGGCTGCTGTTCCGGCTGCTGGACGGCGGCATCAAGCACGTGCTGGAGGCCTGGGCGCCCAGCCTGCTGGAGACGTATGCCACCGCGCTGGGCATGTTCACCTCGGGTCTGGGCGCGCAGCTCACCTGGACGCTGCCCTTCGGCCTGCTGATCATGTTCGCCATCTTCAACCGCTTCAACCCGGCGTATGAAGAAGCGGCGCGAGACCTGGGCGCCACGCCGTGGCAACGCTTCGTGCATGTGGTGCTGCCGCTGATCGGGCCCAGCCTGGTCGGGGTGGGCATGTTCGGCTTCACCCTTAGCTGGGACGAGATCGCCCGCAGCTCGCAGGCGATGGGCGACCTCAACACCCTGCCGCTGGAGCTGCAGGGGCTGACCACCACCGTCACCACGCCGGTGATCTATGCGCTGGGCACCGTCACCACGGTGGTGTCTTTCGCGGTGATGGCCGTGACGCTGACCGTGGTGCTGCTGTGGCAAAAGCGCCGCCGCGCGTGA
- a CDS encoding ABC transporter permease: MSARKGWVAWLQAGPLAAVFLVFFVVPLLLIVMVSFWQATDYELIPAFTLQSYADIFKGCGLGGEGDLCVTLKTYASTLKFSFLVWLITAVLGFALAYFMAFHVRSTLVQTVLFIICTVPFWTSNVIRMISWVPLLGRNGLVNQTLMGMNLIDQPIEWLLFSDFSVILAFVHLYTMFMIVPIFNSMMRIDRALIEAARDNGATAWQTVVHVILPLTRTGLIIGSIFVVALVMGDFVTVGVMGGQQIASVGKIIQVQASYLQFPAAAANAVILLAVVLMMIWALMRMVNLRKEL, translated from the coding sequence ATGTCGGCGCGCAAAGGGTGGGTCGCCTGGCTGCAGGCCGGGCCGTTGGCGGCGGTGTTCCTCGTGTTCTTCGTGGTGCCGCTGCTGCTCATCGTGATGGTCAGCTTCTGGCAGGCCACGGACTACGAGCTGATCCCCGCCTTCACGCTGCAAAGCTATGCCGACATCTTCAAGGGCTGCGGCCTGGGCGGTGAGGGCGACCTCTGCGTCACCCTGAAGACCTACGCGTCGACGCTGAAGTTCAGCTTCCTTGTGTGGCTGATCACCGCGGTGCTGGGCTTCGCGCTGGCGTACTTCATGGCCTTTCACGTGCGCAGCACGCTGGTGCAGACGGTGCTGTTCATCATCTGCACCGTGCCCTTCTGGACCAGCAACGTCATCCGCATGATCTCGTGGGTGCCGCTGCTGGGCCGCAACGGCCTGGTGAACCAGACGCTGATGGGCATGAACCTGATCGACCAGCCGATCGAGTGGCTGCTGTTCTCCGACTTCTCGGTGATCCTGGCCTTCGTGCACCTGTACACGATGTTCATGATCGTGCCGATCTTCAACTCGATGATGCGCATCGACCGCGCGCTGATCGAAGCTGCGCGCGACAACGGCGCCACGGCCTGGCAGACGGTGGTGCACGTGATCCTGCCGCTGACGCGCACCGGGCTGATCATCGGCTCCATCTTCGTGGTGGCGCTGGTGATGGGCGACTTCGTCACCGTGGGCGTGATGGGCGGCCAGCAGATCGCCTCGGTGGGCAAGATCATCCAGGTGCAGGCCAGCTACCTGCAGTTTCCGGCGGCGGCGGCCAATGCGGTCATCCTGCTCGCGGTGGTGCTGATGATGATCTGGGCGCTGATGCGCATGGTCAACCTGCGCAAGGAGCTGTGA
- a CDS encoding aspartate/glutamate racemase family protein has protein sequence MKLLVVNPNTSAPMTAQIAAAARAVAAPGTTIVATQPDFGAASIEGHYDDAFAAAGVAQQARLHGAQVDGVVIACFGDPGLDAAREACTAPVIGIAEAAFHAASFLATGFSVVTTMTRTCVIAEHLLHKYGFERRCRGVHGTDIPVLELEAAGPALVTRIEAAARHALQHDRSGAIVLGCAGMADLAAQLQQRLGVPVIDGVAAAVKFAEGLAALGLHTSKQGDYARPLPKAYAGWAASLGFAPSAVGSSS, from the coding sequence ATGAAACTGCTCGTCGTCAACCCCAACACATCGGCCCCGATGACCGCGCAGATCGCTGCTGCAGCACGCGCCGTGGCAGCGCCCGGCACCACCATCGTGGCCACGCAGCCCGATTTCGGTGCGGCTTCGATCGAGGGGCACTACGACGACGCCTTCGCGGCGGCCGGCGTGGCTCAGCAGGCGCGCCTGCACGGTGCGCAGGTGGATGGCGTCGTCATCGCCTGCTTCGGCGACCCCGGCCTGGACGCCGCACGGGAAGCCTGTACCGCGCCGGTCATCGGCATCGCCGAAGCGGCGTTCCATGCAGCGTCGTTCCTGGCCACCGGCTTTTCGGTCGTCACCACGATGACGCGCACCTGCGTGATCGCCGAGCACCTGCTGCACAAGTACGGCTTCGAGCGCCGCTGCCGCGGCGTGCATGGCACCGACATTCCGGTGCTGGAGCTGGAAGCCGCGGGGCCGGCGCTGGTGACCCGCATCGAGGCTGCTGCGCGCCACGCGCTGCAGCACGACCGCAGTGGCGCCATCGTGCTGGGCTGCGCCGGCATGGCCGACCTGGCGGCGCAGCTGCAGCAGCGCCTGGGCGTGCCGGTGATCGACGGCGTGGCCGCCGCCGTCAAGTTCGCGGAAGGGCTGGCCGCGCTCGGCCTGCACACTTCGAAGCAGGGCGACTATGCGCGCCCTCTGCCAAAGGCTTACGCCGGCTGGGCCGCATCGCTGGGCTTTGCGCCGTCTGCCGTGGGTTCTTCGAGCTGA
- a CDS encoding ABC transporter ATP-binding protein has translation MERTDLELVSLTKHYGDAVAVAGIDLKIQGGSYCCLLGPSGCGKTSTLRMVAGHETPTQGHVVLAGREITHLEPVQRGTAMMFQSYALFPHLSVLDNVAFSARMKGVDKATRDKRARELLELVAMTPYAARLPSALSGGQQQRVALARALMTQPRVLLLDEPLSALDPFLRIKMRAELQRWHRELGMTFVHVTHSQEEAMALADLVVVMNQGKVEQAGTAREVFERPRTAFIARFIGAHNVVDTPSGAVAVRSDRTVLAPSGGPGMAVTVKAVEYQGSHVQVHLATRLDEQDSADDRPDSAGWVALVPDAQFHAAPLEPGQRVAMSWHEADAHVLQG, from the coding sequence ATGGAACGCACCGACCTGGAACTCGTCTCGCTGACCAAGCATTACGGCGATGCCGTGGCCGTGGCTGGTATCGACCTCAAGATCCAAGGCGGCAGCTACTGCTGCCTGCTGGGGCCTTCAGGCTGCGGCAAGACCTCGACGCTGCGCATGGTGGCCGGGCACGAGACGCCGACACAGGGGCATGTGGTGCTGGCCGGCCGCGAGATCACGCACCTGGAGCCGGTGCAGCGCGGCACCGCGATGATGTTCCAGAGCTATGCGCTGTTCCCCCACCTCAGCGTGCTCGACAACGTGGCCTTCAGCGCCCGCATGAAGGGCGTGGACAAGGCCACGCGCGACAAACGCGCCCGTGAGCTGCTGGAGCTGGTCGCCATGACGCCTTATGCGGCGCGGTTGCCGTCGGCCCTGTCGGGCGGGCAACAGCAGCGGGTGGCGTTGGCACGCGCGTTGATGACGCAGCCGCGCGTGCTGCTGCTGGACGAGCCGCTGTCCGCGCTCGACCCTTTTCTGCGCATCAAGATGCGGGCCGAACTGCAGCGCTGGCACCGCGAACTGGGCATGACCTTCGTGCACGTGACCCATTCGCAGGAAGAAGCGATGGCGCTGGCCGACCTGGTGGTGGTGATGAACCAGGGCAAGGTGGAGCAGGCCGGCACCGCGCGCGAGGTCTTCGAGCGCCCGCGCACCGCCTTCATCGCGCGCTTCATCGGTGCGCACAACGTGGTCGACACGCCATCGGGTGCTGTGGCGGTGCGCAGCGACCGCACCGTGCTGGCGCCCAGCGGTGGCCCGGGGATGGCGGTGACCGTGAAGGCCGTGGAATATCAGGGCAGCCATGTGCAGGTGCACCTGGCCACCCGCCTGGACGAACAGGACAGCGCCGACGACCGGCCCGACAGCGCCGGCTGGGTGGCCCTGGTGCCCGATGCCCAGTTCCATGCCGCGCCGTTGGAACCCGGCCAGCGCGTGGCCATGAGCTGGCACGAGGCCGATGCCCACGTGCTGCAAGGCTGA